In the Marinomonas algicola genome, one interval contains:
- a CDS encoding biotin--[acetyl-CoA-carboxylase] ligase produces the protein MRDLLLLLSDSQFHSGEELGQSLGVTRAAVWKKLKKLQSFGVVVHSVKGKGYRLPFPLELLNGEEIRKKILASNVSVKVCFETNSTNTELKKQIEQGCHLPMLVVTEKQNQGKGRRGRQWEGGVAQNIMLSFGWCFESGTGAIEGLSLAVGVAVARVLDRLGVANIGLKWPNDIHISGQKICGILLEMVTDSDVCKVIIGIGLNVKMASQEMSSVTQPWTDLFSQLNIIPSRNDVIGMLSNELAAICRSFDQGNGLSDVMDEWLKYDILIGSEVMLQSVAKQEIGVVKGITETGALIFDDGQSVRHVYGGEVSVRKQ, from the coding sequence GTGCGAGACTTATTGTTGTTATTAAGTGATAGCCAGTTTCATTCTGGAGAAGAGCTGGGCCAATCGCTTGGTGTGACGAGAGCGGCTGTTTGGAAAAAGCTTAAAAAATTGCAGTCATTTGGCGTTGTTGTTCATTCAGTTAAAGGGAAGGGGTATCGTCTTCCTTTTCCTCTTGAATTGCTGAACGGGGAAGAGATTCGTAAAAAAATACTGGCATCTAATGTCTCTGTGAAAGTGTGTTTTGAAACAAATTCGACTAACACTGAGTTAAAAAAGCAGATAGAGCAAGGTTGTCATCTGCCCATGTTGGTTGTGACAGAAAAACAAAATCAAGGTAAGGGTCGAAGAGGTCGTCAATGGGAAGGAGGCGTCGCACAAAACATTATGTTGTCATTTGGGTGGTGTTTTGAATCTGGTACGGGCGCAATTGAAGGGTTAAGTCTTGCTGTGGGGGTGGCTGTAGCAAGGGTGCTAGATCGCTTAGGAGTGGCTAATATTGGATTGAAATGGCCCAATGATATACATATTAGCGGACAAAAAATTTGTGGGATTTTGTTGGAAATGGTGACAGACAGTGATGTCTGTAAGGTGATTATTGGTATTGGCCTGAATGTGAAAATGGCGTCTCAAGAAATGTCTAGTGTGACTCAACCTTGGACTGATTTGTTCTCTCAACTAAATATAATCCCTAGCAGAAATGACGTGATTGGTATGCTGTCAAATGAGCTTGCCGCGATTTGTCGATCTTTCGATCAAGGGAATGGTCTGTCTGATGTAATGGATGAATGGCTTAAGTATGACATTTTAATCGGCTCAGAAGTGATGCTTCAATCGGTAGCAAAACAAGAGATTGGAGTGGTTAAGGGGATTACAGAAACAGGTGCTCTTATTTTTGATGATGGACAGTCTGTTCGCCATGTTTATGGGGGCGAAGTCAGTGTTCGTAAGCAGTAA
- the mtnK gene encoding S-methyl-5-thioribose kinase: MTAYKTFSETDVIQYVQELGYFKKSQDLHCVEMGDGNLNLVFRVSDAKNNSLIVKQALPYARCVGESWPLTLDRARIEAEVLLEHFKISPEYTVNIIHYDAALATIVMQDLNAFEIMRGELVAGKRFPHVGRQLGRHLAQTLFYTSDFYLSAKEKKRQVARFINPDLCQITEDLFFTDPYRENERNNIFQPTETLSLELRTDDNLLAEVAELKAKFLNNTQALLHGDMHSGSLFVDDKTMKVIDAEFGFYGPMGFDVGSPIGNYLLNYCGSAAKWDGKQKANHLSILKDITRDTWTVFAKEMTELMDDKTQDLALQSPTYQARFLRSVFLDTIGYAGCELIRRTVGLAHVSDLESIQETNARAVAEANAIALGKALINKRHSFVSIEDVLLEAEAIVGA, translated from the coding sequence ATGACAGCTTATAAAACGTTTTCCGAAACAGACGTCATCCAATATGTTCAAGAACTGGGTTACTTTAAAAAGAGTCAAGACTTACATTGCGTTGAGATGGGCGATGGTAACTTAAATTTAGTTTTTCGTGTTAGCGATGCAAAAAACAACAGTTTAATTGTTAAGCAAGCATTACCCTATGCACGTTGTGTGGGTGAAAGCTGGCCTCTTACTTTAGATAGAGCCCGTATTGAAGCCGAAGTGCTACTAGAGCATTTTAAAATAAGTCCAGAATACACAGTGAATATCATTCATTATGATGCCGCATTAGCCACCATAGTAATGCAAGACCTTAACGCCTTTGAGATTATGCGAGGAGAGCTTGTTGCTGGTAAGCGTTTTCCTCATGTAGGCAGACAGCTCGGGCGTCATTTAGCCCAAACCTTGTTCTATACCAGTGATTTCTATTTATCTGCAAAAGAGAAAAAAAGGCAAGTGGCTCGTTTTATCAACCCAGATCTGTGTCAAATCACCGAAGACCTGTTTTTTACAGATCCTTATAGGGAAAACGAACGCAATAATATATTTCAACCAACGGAAACTCTGTCTCTTGAGCTTCGCACAGACGATAACTTACTCGCTGAAGTGGCCGAACTTAAAGCCAAATTTTTAAATAACACTCAAGCGTTACTCCATGGCGACATGCACAGTGGCAGCCTTTTTGTCGACGATAAAACCATGAAAGTCATAGATGCTGAGTTTGGTTTTTATGGTCCAATGGGATTTGATGTCGGTTCCCCGATTGGAAACTATTTACTCAACTATTGCGGCAGCGCAGCAAAGTGGGATGGCAAACAAAAAGCAAATCACCTGAGTATATTAAAAGACATCACGCGTGATACATGGACCGTTTTCGCTAAAGAAATGACTGAATTAATGGACGATAAAACTCAAGATTTAGCCTTGCAAAGTCCCACTTATCAGGCACGTTTTCTACGTTCCGTCTTTTTGGATACCATTGGTTATGCTGGTTGTGAGCTGATTCGCAGAACCGTTGGCTTGGCCCATGTAAGTGACCTAGAAAGCATTCAAGAAACCAATGCTAGAGCGGTTGCTGAAGCAAACGCCATTGCACTGGGTAAAGCCTTGATCAATAAACGCCATAGTTTTGTTTCTATAGAAGACGTTCTTCTAGAAGCTGAGGCCATTGTGGGCGCCTAA
- a CDS encoding GH1 family beta-glucosidase, with the protein MSIQLPENTKMLASSFTYGVATAAFQIEGANTEDGRLESIWDRFCNQPNAVKNNDDGRIACDHYHLWEDDIKLIQSLGVDAYRLSIAWPRVIQLDGQLNPLGVRFYQEILKALKQANIKTFVTLYHWDLPQHLEDQGGWLNRDTCYKFRDYANLISQALNQYVDSWATFNEPFCAAILGYELGIHAPGLSDPKYGRQAAHHILLAHGLALPVLRKNAPSAQVGIVLNMNRSYAASESSEDQFAGLMRETLDNQFFIEPLMKGQYPNILQVVAPHYLPAMVLEGDMDIISQPIDFLGLNYYTCNHNAFDAEHFFLNVKNSNEVEYTDIGWEVAPHAFKELLINLHQQYELPPIIITENGAACVDTLINGEVNDEQRVRYLNAHLNAIHNAIEAGVNIQGYFAWSLMDNFEWAEGYSKRFGLVHVDYQTQKRTIKRSGKAYQAFLKARNECLFKTVLEAQKTIKTI; encoded by the coding sequence TTGTCCATTCAGTTACCTGAAAATACTAAAATGTTAGCGTCTTCTTTTACTTACGGCGTAGCCACTGCCGCCTTTCAGATTGAAGGCGCTAACACAGAAGACGGTCGCTTGGAGTCCATTTGGGATCGTTTCTGCAATCAACCTAATGCGGTGAAAAATAATGACGATGGCCGCATCGCCTGCGACCATTATCATCTTTGGGAAGACGACATCAAACTAATCCAATCCCTAGGTGTCGATGCTTATAGGCTTTCTATAGCCTGGCCTCGAGTGATCCAATTAGACGGTCAACTTAATCCTTTAGGAGTGCGTTTTTACCAAGAGATCCTGAAAGCATTAAAACAGGCCAACATTAAAACCTTCGTCACTCTCTACCATTGGGATTTGCCTCAGCATTTAGAAGATCAAGGAGGTTGGCTAAATCGCGATACCTGTTATAAGTTTCGCGATTATGCGAACTTAATATCACAGGCGTTAAACCAATACGTGGATTCTTGGGCCACATTTAACGAACCCTTTTGCGCGGCAATTTTAGGTTATGAACTTGGTATTCATGCACCAGGGTTATCCGATCCTAAATACGGTCGACAGGCCGCTCATCACATACTGCTTGCCCACGGTTTAGCGTTACCCGTACTTCGAAAAAATGCCCCAAGTGCACAGGTAGGCATTGTACTAAATATGAATCGCTCCTATGCGGCAAGTGAATCATCGGAAGATCAATTTGCTGGATTAATGAGAGAGACGCTCGATAATCAGTTCTTTATTGAACCTTTAATGAAAGGCCAATATCCGAATATATTGCAAGTAGTCGCACCGCACTATCTTCCTGCGATGGTGCTTGAAGGTGATATGGACATTATTTCACAACCTATTGATTTTCTTGGTTTGAACTATTACACCTGCAACCACAACGCATTTGATGCAGAACACTTCTTCTTGAATGTCAAAAATAGCAATGAAGTTGAATACACTGACATAGGTTGGGAGGTCGCACCTCATGCTTTTAAAGAGTTATTAATAAATCTGCACCAACAATATGAGCTCCCACCGATCATTATTACCGAAAATGGCGCCGCCTGTGTGGATACCTTAATAAACGGTGAAGTGAATGACGAACAACGCGTTCGCTACTTAAATGCTCATTTAAATGCGATTCATAATGCCATAGAAGCAGGCGTAAACATTCAAGGTTACTTCGCTTGGAGCCTTATGGATAACTTTGAATGGGCAGAGGGGTACAGCAAGCGTTTCGGATTAGTACATGTTGATTACCAGACTCAAAAAAGAACCATCAAGCGCAGTGGTAAGGCTTATCAGGCCTTTCTAAAAGCTAGGAACGAATGCCTCTTTAAAACGGTTTTAGAGGCACAAAAAACCATAAAAACGATCTGA
- a CDS encoding methylthioribulose 1-phosphate dehydratase, whose amino-acid sequence MTIKSENRARKLSQDIIAAGKWISERHWVPATGGNFSARLNTAECLVTASGKHKGHLEEKDLLTIKWSGNELDCKGKPSAETRLHTQIYDLDSTAQAVFHTHSIHTTVFSRLIDAPVYRFNGYEMQKSIKGNTTHESDLLLPIINNSQDMQALAAVVQQRWEASPMPFAFLVKGHGMYAWGNTIDEAKRHLEGWEFLIECELKRIQLRPLLPDNIKQGNLR is encoded by the coding sequence ATGACCATAAAATCTGAAAATCGAGCCCGAAAATTATCACAAGATATTATTGCCGCAGGAAAATGGATCAGCGAAAGACACTGGGTACCCGCTACCGGTGGCAATTTTTCTGCACGTCTCAATACAGCAGAGTGCCTTGTCACCGCATCAGGAAAACATAAAGGCCATTTAGAAGAAAAGGATCTATTAACGATAAAATGGTCTGGTAATGAGCTCGATTGCAAAGGAAAACCTTCGGCGGAAACACGCCTGCATACACAAATTTATGATCTTGATAGCACGGCACAGGCGGTATTTCATACTCATTCTATTCATACAACTGTTTTTAGTCGCTTAATCGATGCGCCAGTCTATCGCTTTAATGGGTATGAAATGCAAAAATCCATTAAAGGTAATACAACTCATGAATCGGATTTACTCTTGCCAATTATAAACAACAGCCAGGACATGCAAGCATTAGCCGCGGTCGTACAACAGCGCTGGGAAGCCTCTCCAATGCCATTTGCTTTTTTAGTTAAAGGCCATGGCATGTACGCTTGGGGAAACACCATAGACGAGGCGAAACGCCATTTAGAAGGCTGGGAATTCTTAATTGAGTGCGAATTAAAACGCATCCAATTACGGCCTTTGCTTCCAGACAATATAAAACAAGGAAACCTACGATGA
- the mtnC gene encoding acireductone synthase produces MIKAILTDIEGTTSKISFVHEVLFPYARQHLSTFIYEHQQDPMVTEQLEAVKAHIGHANASLSTLIDTLEHWIETDQKITPLKALQGMIWKHGYESKEFTGHVYPDTFEQLTQWNKNGIALYVYSSGSVAAQKLIFGYSDFGDMTPLFNDYFDTKVGLKQDPKSYKNISESTPYAANEILFLSDVVAELDAAEEAGMQTYQLIRESQQKSRHPNANSFERIVFQ; encoded by the coding sequence ATGATCAAAGCGATTCTCACCGACATAGAAGGTACAACCAGCAAAATTAGTTTTGTTCACGAAGTGTTGTTTCCTTATGCTCGTCAACATTTGTCCACCTTCATTTACGAACACCAGCAAGACCCAATGGTTACAGAACAACTTGAGGCCGTAAAAGCACATATAGGTCACGCCAATGCCAGTCTTTCTACGCTAATTGATACGCTGGAGCACTGGATAGAGACGGATCAAAAAATCACACCACTAAAAGCATTACAGGGAATGATATGGAAGCATGGCTATGAATCAAAAGAATTTACAGGGCACGTTTACCCAGATACCTTCGAGCAATTGACCCAATGGAATAAAAATGGGATTGCGCTTTATGTTTATAGTTCTGGCTCTGTTGCCGCACAAAAGCTCATTTTCGGTTATTCTGACTTTGGCGACATGACCCCCTTATTTAACGATTACTTTGATACTAAGGTCGGCTTAAAACAAGACCCAAAATCCTATAAAAACATATCTGAATCAACCCCTTATGCAGCAAATGAAATACTCTTTTTGTCGGATGTCGTGGCCGAACTCGATGCGGCCGAAGAAGCCGGAATGCAGACCTATCAGTTAATACGAGAGTCTCAACAAAAAAGTCGACACCCAAACGCCAATTCATTTGAACGAATTGTTTTCCAATGA
- a CDS encoding 1,2-dihydroxy-3-keto-5-methylthiopentene dioxygenase, whose protein sequence is MSTLSKYHQDHPEICQLHTTNTNEITALLSVLDVTFERWQASFPIDSSTSNEQILEAYAKDIQAFKEAGGYQTVDVVSMHAHHPDKVAFREKFLSEHIHTEDEIRFFVNGKGLFCLHIGEYIYQILCEKEDLISVPANTPHWFDMGSEPEFTAIRLFNNQEGWVAHFTGSPIANQFPLLD, encoded by the coding sequence ATGAGTACCTTATCAAAATACCATCAAGATCATCCTGAAATTTGCCAACTACACACAACGAACACGAATGAAATAACAGCCCTTTTATCTGTGCTGGACGTTACTTTTGAGCGCTGGCAAGCCAGCTTCCCTATCGATTCATCGACATCTAATGAGCAAATTTTGGAAGCTTATGCAAAAGACATTCAAGCATTTAAGGAGGCAGGAGGATATCAGACGGTTGATGTTGTCAGCATGCACGCACATCATCCAGATAAAGTCGCCTTTAGAGAGAAGTTTTTAAGCGAACACATTCATACAGAAGATGAAATTCGCTTTTTTGTAAATGGTAAAGGGCTCTTTTGCCTACACATTGGCGAATACATTTATCAAATTTTGTGTGAGAAAGAAGATCTAATCAGTGTACCTGCAAATACGCCTCACTGGTTTGATATGGGGTCTGAACCTGAGTTCACCGCGATTAGACTGTTTAACAACCAAGAGGGTTGGGTTGCGCACTTTACGGGGAGTCCCATTGCCAACCAATTCCCTTTACTCGATTAA
- a CDS encoding methyl-accepting chemotaxis protein, translated as MILNAFKVSHKLWALIITLVMLLVVFEGSAYTGMYNELLQARKHQVKSQVENAYSLLAFYASQAPTIGEEEAKKSALAALSNLRYGESGYFWVNDMDVTLLMHPFKPQLEGKSLKMATDPNGLYHWRLMVDEVNQYGEGYVEYAYKGPQLDTIEDKVSYVKGYKPWGWVIGSGVLYSDVTHAFWSSFELSVIVESLLVLVALVASFIIVRNITLPLQTVTEHLQRIAQGDMTQSIALNRKDEIGMLADASNRVSSSLNVTLSQVSSAIRELQTVCTQMQSNSNSTQNGMDTQFKSVESLAAAMNEMSYSIKEVAQHAKDTADATQSVQTITRQSSQDLDETNQNIQTLTHHVEGANDVIGKLLDQTTDIDSVLGVIGDISEQTNLLALNAAIEAARAGEKGRGFAVVADEVRSLASRTQGSTVEIRSIIEKLQQQSKKASSSMETSTHQAELGADRMAFAADNLKNMLHQVDDVSARSMQIAAAAEQQGSVAEEINTSIIGIKGVSEQVLEDAKQVSDSSQMIADMTAALNRQVNQFKFA; from the coding sequence ATGATTCTGAACGCCTTTAAAGTGAGCCATAAGTTATGGGCACTTATTATTACTCTGGTTATGCTTCTAGTCGTTTTTGAAGGATCAGCTTACACTGGTATGTACAATGAATTATTGCAGGCTCGTAAGCATCAAGTAAAATCCCAAGTTGAGAATGCTTACTCACTCCTCGCCTTCTATGCTTCGCAAGCGCCTACCATCGGAGAAGAGGAGGCGAAAAAGAGCGCCTTGGCTGCACTTTCAAATTTGCGTTATGGAGAAAGTGGGTATTTCTGGGTGAATGATATGGATGTCACCTTGCTTATGCACCCCTTCAAACCGCAGCTAGAGGGTAAAAGCCTCAAAATGGCAACAGATCCGAATGGTTTGTATCATTGGCGGCTTATGGTGGATGAAGTAAACCAATATGGAGAAGGGTATGTAGAATACGCCTATAAAGGACCTCAACTTGATACGATAGAAGATAAAGTGTCTTATGTGAAAGGCTATAAACCTTGGGGCTGGGTCATAGGGAGTGGCGTGTTGTATAGCGATGTAACCCATGCGTTTTGGTCTTCATTCGAGCTGTCTGTCATAGTGGAAAGCCTATTGGTGCTGGTGGCGCTTGTTGCGAGTTTTATCATTGTGCGTAACATTACTTTGCCTTTGCAAACCGTTACTGAGCATCTGCAACGTATTGCACAGGGGGATATGACACAGTCTATAGCGTTAAATCGAAAAGATGAAATAGGCATGTTAGCCGACGCGTCTAATAGAGTATCAAGTTCGTTAAATGTCACTCTGTCTCAAGTGTCGAGCGCTATTCGAGAGTTGCAAACAGTTTGCACGCAAATGCAAAGTAACTCAAACAGCACACAGAATGGCATGGACACTCAATTTAAATCGGTTGAATCTTTAGCGGCGGCGATGAATGAAATGTCCTATTCAATAAAAGAGGTGGCTCAACATGCTAAAGACACAGCTGATGCGACGCAATCGGTGCAAACGATTACTCGACAAAGCAGTCAGGACCTAGACGAAACAAATCAGAATATTCAAACTTTAACGCATCATGTAGAAGGCGCTAATGACGTTATTGGTAAATTGCTAGACCAAACAACCGATATTGATTCTGTTTTAGGTGTTATTGGTGATATTTCTGAGCAAACAAATTTGTTGGCTCTTAATGCCGCAATTGAAGCCGCTCGAGCGGGAGAAAAGGGTCGAGGCTTCGCCGTGGTTGCGGATGAAGTCCGCTCACTTGCCAGTCGAACTCAAGGTTCAACCGTTGAAATAAGGTCTATTATTGAAAAGCTGCAGCAACAATCAAAAAAAGCCTCGTCCTCGATGGAAACCAGTACCCATCAAGCTGAACTGGGTGCTGATAGAATGGCATTTGCGGCGGATAATTTGAAGAACATGTTGCATCAAGTGGATGATGTTTCTGCACGTAGTATGCAGATAGCCGCTGCCGCAGAACAGCAGGGATCGGTCGCAGAGGAAATTAATACAAGTATTATTGGCATTAAAGGTGTGTCTGAGCAAGTATTAGAAGATGCCAAACAAGTGTCAGACAGCAGTCAAATGATTGCCGATATGACCGCAGCATTAAACCGCCAGGTGAATCAGTTTAAGTTTGCTTAG
- a CDS encoding alpha/beta hydrolase, with protein sequence MLKLKQIISVLCVSFSCLFIPLSHAGIGVIPQEKETFSDYVIRVESFLQQNKKILDPQNKQQEIQAVMPFEFLPSADCKGASTGLLLSHGLSDSPYGMRSIARLLSESCIHVRVVLLPGHGTGAEDLIDVTREEWRQVFNRSALTLKAEVDSFFVGGFSTGGALALDFALSHPDITQGAVLFSPLLKINSSIDWLSPILSPIITWLDHEETDDYAKYASIPVPAIAQAYKTAKELRNRLDTTPLSDVPVFIALPDQDATVDSAVTQEIFSNSLIHKKSQMLIYSSDMENQTQTRISVQKVYLPEQKITGLSHMSIHGSPDDKHYGIKGDYRICDFDKDKGDYKRCKSEPNIWFGEKGELLNSKSTYGARITWNPYFDSLVEDVVQFIQSNS encoded by the coding sequence GTGTTGAAATTAAAACAGATTATAAGTGTCCTTTGTGTCTCGTTTTCATGTCTTTTTATTCCTTTATCACACGCTGGTATTGGTGTTATTCCACAAGAAAAGGAAACGTTTTCTGATTATGTCATAAGGGTAGAATCTTTTTTACAGCAGAATAAAAAGATCCTTGATCCCCAAAATAAGCAACAAGAGATTCAGGCGGTGATGCCGTTCGAATTTCTGCCCTCAGCGGATTGCAAAGGCGCTTCAACGGGGCTTTTATTGTCGCATGGGTTATCAGACTCACCATATGGAATGCGTTCTATAGCGCGTTTGTTAAGTGAAAGCTGTATTCATGTCAGAGTGGTTCTGCTACCTGGTCATGGTACAGGTGCAGAAGATTTGATTGATGTTACTCGTGAAGAATGGCGGCAGGTGTTTAACAGAAGTGCATTAACGTTAAAGGCTGAAGTCGATTCTTTTTTTGTTGGCGGCTTTTCTACCGGCGGGGCTTTGGCGTTGGATTTTGCGTTATCTCATCCTGATATTACTCAAGGGGCTGTTCTTTTCTCACCTTTGTTAAAGATCAATAGCTCAATTGATTGGTTGTCACCTATCTTGTCTCCAATAATTACTTGGTTAGATCATGAAGAAACGGATGACTATGCTAAGTATGCGTCCATTCCAGTCCCTGCAATCGCTCAAGCGTATAAAACAGCGAAAGAATTGCGAAATCGTTTAGACACAACGCCGCTTTCTGATGTCCCTGTATTCATTGCACTCCCAGATCAAGATGCCACAGTAGATAGTGCGGTCACGCAAGAGATTTTTTCAAACTCTTTGATTCATAAAAAAAGCCAAATGTTGATTTATTCGAGTGATATGGAAAATCAAACTCAAACTAGGATAAGTGTCCAAAAAGTCTATTTACCGGAACAGAAAATCACTGGGTTATCTCATATGTCTATCCATGGAAGTCCCGATGATAAGCATTATGGTATAAAGGGCGATTATCGAATTTGTGATTTTGATAAGGATAAAGGGGATTACAAAAGGTGTAAGTCAGAGCCGAATATTTGGTTTGGAGAGAAGGGCGAACTGTTGAACTCAAAGAGTACTTATGGTGCTCGTATTACCTGGAACCCTTATTTTGATTCTTTGGTAGAAGATGTCGTTCAATTTATACAATCTAACTCTTAA
- a CDS encoding OmpW family outer membrane protein yields the protein MKALLSVALVSVLFSSVALAHEAGDLFVRGGLAKVTPHESSDDVLNSGELDIGSDTQVGLTLTYMLTNQFGVELLAATPFTHKVSTAGLGEVAEVSHLPPSVMAQYYFGQEHSQVRPYVGAGLNYTVFFEEEGKGALAGTDVNLDNSFGLAAQVGVDLDLSDGWFANASVWYMDIDTDVHTAVGTVDTEIDPITVMASVGYTF from the coding sequence ATGAAAGCTTTACTTTCTGTTGCTCTTGTTTCTGTTCTTTTTTCTTCTGTCGCCCTCGCTCATGAAGCAGGCGATCTTTTCGTTCGAGGCGGTTTGGCAAAAGTCACACCGCATGAAAGCAGCGACGATGTTTTAAACTCGGGTGAATTGGACATTGGTAGTGATACTCAAGTCGGCTTAACACTAACGTATATGCTAACAAACCAATTCGGGGTGGAATTGTTGGCTGCGACTCCTTTTACTCATAAAGTGTCAACCGCTGGATTAGGCGAAGTGGCTGAGGTATCGCACTTGCCCCCTTCTGTAATGGCGCAATATTATTTCGGTCAGGAACATAGTCAAGTACGTCCTTATGTCGGTGCGGGTCTAAATTACACGGTATTCTTTGAAGAAGAAGGTAAGGGTGCGTTAGCTGGGACCGATGTAAATTTAGATAACTCTTTTGGCTTGGCGGCTCAAGTCGGTGTTGATCTGGACCTTTCTGACGGCTGGTTCGCGAACGCTTCCGTTTGGTATATGGATATAGATACAGATGTTCATACCGCTGTGGGTACAGTTGATACTGAAATTGATCCTATTACTGTTATGGCGAGTGTTGGTTACACGTTTTAG
- a CDS encoding GNAT family N-acetyltransferase, translating to MSEQSLYTVEQSSRLLFPLAKNFYQSYYPSGKPNKADPIWLLKGPEIICAYRLKLFDDYQLLTAMVTKPSYREQGLASYLLNHTKEALQAKQTYCFAFEHLEHFYKKNGFCTVNIQDLPNHLEERFVRYTLSGKKLVPMRFRF from the coding sequence ATGTCTGAACAATCCCTATACACCGTTGAGCAATCTTCTCGATTGCTCTTTCCTCTTGCAAAAAACTTCTATCAATCTTATTACCCCTCAGGCAAACCCAATAAAGCGGACCCAATATGGCTGTTAAAAGGCCCTGAAATAATATGCGCTTATCGATTAAAATTGTTCGATGATTACCAACTTCTAACAGCCATGGTTACCAAGCCCTCTTATCGAGAGCAGGGTCTGGCAAGTTACTTACTTAATCATACTAAAGAAGCACTTCAAGCCAAGCAAACCTATTGCTTTGCCTTTGAACATCTAGAGCACTTTTATAAAAAAAATGGCTTTTGCACAGTAAACATTCAAGATTTACCAAACCATCTAGAAGAACGCTTTGTCCGTTACACGTTATCTGGAAAAAAATTGGTACCCATGCGTTTTAGGTTTTAA
- the mtnA gene encoding S-methyl-5-thioribose-1-phosphate isomerase, with the protein MNDLHALSIFVDNNQLSILDQTLLPNQTKWLVCDSIDSMVLMIQKLQIRGAPAIGIAACLLLAIRAEQGVSKEQFLADAQRLRAARPTAVNLMNNIDSLLNAAAIEYPISVVNEAERLFAEDIELCDKLSEFGNSLVAPNSRILTHCNTGGLATVGVGTAIGVIRKAHESGKKIKVWVDETRPLLQGGRLTAWEMGELGIPYQLICDSMAAMLMARGEVDSIFVGADRIAANGDFANKIGTYNLAVLAKYHKVPFYVVAPHTTVDLACLNGDNIPIEERDSAEIKGVRGGFGDCIWAPEEASVYNPAFDVTPASLVSAWVLDTGIYRLEDINQGKLSAF; encoded by the coding sequence ATGAACGATTTACATGCCCTTAGTATTTTTGTTGATAACAATCAATTATCAATACTGGATCAAACATTATTACCAAACCAAACGAAATGGCTCGTCTGTGATTCCATTGACTCAATGGTGCTAATGATACAAAAACTACAAATACGAGGTGCACCAGCCATTGGTATTGCCGCCTGTTTGTTATTGGCTATACGAGCCGAACAAGGCGTATCAAAAGAGCAGTTCTTAGCCGATGCTCAACGGTTGCGGGCGGCTCGTCCTACGGCGGTTAACCTGATGAATAATATAGACAGTCTTTTAAACGCGGCGGCAATCGAATATCCAATATCTGTGGTAAATGAAGCAGAGCGTTTGTTTGCCGAAGACATTGAGTTGTGTGATAAGTTGTCAGAGTTTGGAAACAGCCTAGTTGCGCCAAATAGCCGTATCTTAACTCATTGTAATACGGGTGGTTTGGCAACGGTTGGTGTGGGTACGGCCATTGGCGTAATTCGTAAAGCGCACGAGTCTGGTAAAAAAATAAAAGTTTGGGTTGATGAAACTCGTCCTCTCTTGCAGGGTGGCCGTTTAACTGCGTGGGAAATGGGCGAGCTAGGGATACCTTATCAACTTATTTGTGATTCGATGGCCGCGATGCTAATGGCAAGGGGTGAGGTCGACAGTATTTTTGTTGGTGCTGACCGAATTGCAGCCAATGGTGATTTTGCTAATAAAATTGGTACTTACAATCTCGCTGTGTTAGCGAAGTATCATAAGGTGCCTTTTTATGTTGTGGCACCACATACAACAGTCGATTTAGCGTGCCTAAATGGCGATAACATACCAATAGAAGAGCGCGACTCTGCAGAAATTAAAGGGGTCAGAGGTGGGTTTGGTGACTGTATCTGGGCTCCTGAAGAAGCATCGGTATACAACCCCGCCTTTGATGTTACCCCGGCTAGTTTGGTTTCTGCTTGGGTGCTAGATACGGGAATTTACCGACTCGAAGACATTAACCAAGGTAAACTTAGTGCGTTTTGA